In Acidobacteriota bacterium, one genomic interval encodes:
- a CDS encoding purine/pyrimidine permease: protein MASTQQTEERRHVRFEPDEKPPRALGLGLGVQLAMLAVPSIVLGPTIMITLAGESDAYLSWAVGAALGISGITTVVQALGVGRIGARYVLLMGSSSAFIAICIAALEQGGPSLLATLVVISSLFQFVLAAKLSLLRRIFTPTVAGTVLMLIPVTLAPVILRKLADVPEGAAPAAAPAVAGGTLLVITLMALRSSGAWRLWAPAIGIVTGCAIGGLAFGIYDTAGVREAAWIGLPRFAYPGFDFGFGPEFWALLPAFVMLTLVGAMDTLGDSIAIQRASWRKPRAIDFRSIQGAMSADGVGNLLSGLAGTVPNTTYATGIAIVELTGVAARSVGVSVGVIFVGLAFIPKFMAALIAIPGPVVAAYYLVLVALLFIFGVKILMHEGLDYRRGLVVGVAFWLGVAFQLDWIFPEYFQGPWSELLGNGMTVGGATVIALTLFEELTGPRRRRLKVPLNAGAYRKVDAFLARVGERGRWPEEMVERVRAVGEETLLLLIRQDDQRTAGDERDLLLIGHGDREEAVLEFVAATDATNLEDQLAVLGEPAAGGPVEEEVSLRLLRHYASSVRHHQYHDTDVVTVRVTATQAR from the coding sequence ATGGCATCCACTCAACAGACGGAAGAGCGGCGGCACGTTCGGTTCGAACCCGACGAAAAGCCTCCGCGAGCGCTCGGCCTCGGGCTCGGGGTGCAGCTCGCGATGCTGGCCGTCCCGAGCATCGTGCTCGGCCCGACGATCATGATCACCCTCGCGGGCGAAAGCGACGCCTACCTTTCCTGGGCGGTCGGGGCCGCGCTGGGCATCAGCGGGATCACCACTGTGGTCCAGGCCCTGGGCGTCGGGCGCATCGGCGCCCGCTATGTGCTGCTCATGGGCAGCAGCAGCGCGTTCATCGCCATCTGCATCGCGGCACTGGAGCAGGGCGGTCCCAGCCTGCTGGCGACGCTGGTCGTCATCTCGTCCCTGTTCCAGTTCGTCCTCGCCGCCAAGCTGTCCCTGTTGCGCAGGATCTTCACGCCGACGGTCGCCGGCACCGTGCTCATGTTGATACCCGTGACGCTGGCGCCGGTCATCCTGCGCAAGCTGGCCGACGTGCCCGAAGGCGCGGCGCCGGCGGCCGCGCCTGCGGTCGCGGGCGGTACGCTGCTCGTCATCACCCTGATGGCGCTCCGTTCGTCCGGTGCGTGGCGGCTATGGGCGCCTGCCATCGGGATCGTGACCGGCTGCGCGATCGGGGGGCTGGCCTTCGGCATTTACGACACGGCGGGCGTGCGCGAAGCGGCCTGGATCGGCTTGCCGCGGTTCGCCTATCCCGGGTTCGACTTCGGCTTCGGGCCTGAGTTCTGGGCCCTCCTGCCGGCGTTCGTGATGCTGACCCTGGTCGGCGCCATGGACACGCTCGGCGACAGCATCGCCATTCAGCGGGCGTCCTGGCGCAAGCCGCGGGCGATCGACTTCCGCTCGATTCAGGGAGCGATGTCGGCCGATGGCGTCGGCAACCTGCTGTCGGGCCTGGCGGGCACGGTGCCGAACACGACGTACGCGACGGGTATCGCGATCGTCGAGCTCACGGGCGTGGCGGCGCGTTCCGTCGGCGTCTCCGTCGGCGTCATCTTCGTCGGGCTCGCCTTCATCCCGAAGTTCATGGCGGCTCTCATCGCGATCCCGGGCCCGGTGGTGGCCGCCTACTACCTGGTGCTCGTTGCGCTTCTCTTCATCTTCGGCGTCAAGATCCTCATGCACGAAGGCCTCGACTACCGGAGGGGTCTCGTGGTGGGCGTGGCGTTCTGGCTCGGCGTCGCCTTTCAGCTCGACTGGATCTTCCCTGAGTACTTTCAGGGGCCGTGGAGCGAGTTGCTCGGCAACGGCATGACCGTCGGTGGAGCGACCGTGATCGCCCTGACCCTGTTCGAGGAACTGACCGGGCCGCGCCGCCGACGCCTCAAGGTCCCGCTGAACGCCGGCGCGTATCGGAAGGTCGACGCCTTTCTGGCCCGAGTCGGGGAGCGCGGTCGATGGCCCGAGGAGATGGTCGAGCGGGTCCGGGCGGTGGGGGAGGAGACCCTGCTGCTGCTGATCCGGCAGGACGACCAGCGAACGGCCGGCGACGAGCGGGACCTGCTGCTGATCGGTCACGGGGACCGGGAAGAGGCGGTGCTGGAGTTCGTGGCCGCGACCGACGCGACGAACCTCGAGGACCAACTGGCGGTGCTCGGCGAGCCGGCGGCGGGCGGACCGGTGGAGGAAGAGGTCTCGCTGCGACTGCTGCGCCACTACGCGTCGTCCGTCCGGCACCACCAGTACCACGACACCGACGTGGTCACGGTTCGGGTGACGGCAACGCAGGCGCGGTGA
- a CDS encoding ABC transporter ATP-binding protein codes for MSEERSESAQLGRERDLGKVYDTELIKRLWPFMRPYRGWIGLNFALIPPRAVLELMPALVVGAALNYLTEGVTTTEVGWMAPFVVPRLGLGPLAWMFGLVFGISIVTLIMDWLRAFTMISLGQRTVRDVRRTLFDHVQRLPMRFFDRYPVGRLVTRLTNDLEHLAEMFSAGVIAMVADVFVMVVILTMLFAIDPRLALAALALVPVLGIAAAIFRYKVREAYREVRVKIARLNAHLQETISGMKVVQLFARERRNFEDFRRENASHRDSWLRSIRYDALLFSTVDLATNLTRALVFWFGFRLAGADGITLGTIYVFTDYMARFFRPLMDLSAKYSVMQSSMASAERVFQLLDEPREPEGKVETPAAAAAAAAAEPGAQPAGCEVEFDGVTFAYGAETVLRDVSFRVGAGERVAIVGHTGSGKTTTLKLLARLYELQEGSIRVDGRDIRDIPKPELRRRMAFVLQDVFLFDGDLRYNIVLGRDVAEDVVDEAARATHVDDLIERLPNGWAHKVSERGVNFSTGQRQLLSFARALAREPQLLLLDEATSSVDTETEALIQDALRHLMEGKTSIVVAHRLSTIKDVDRIYVFHHGAICEHGNHDELLDRRGVYWRLYQLQYAQQETAA; via the coding sequence GTGAGCGAGGAGCGGAGCGAGTCCGCCCAACTCGGCCGCGAGCGGGATCTGGGCAAGGTCTACGACACGGAGCTGATCAAGCGACTCTGGCCGTTCATGCGGCCGTATCGCGGCTGGATCGGGCTCAACTTCGCGTTGATTCCGCCGCGCGCCGTCCTCGAACTGATGCCGGCGCTGGTCGTGGGCGCCGCGCTGAACTACCTGACCGAGGGGGTGACGACGACCGAGGTGGGTTGGATGGCGCCCTTCGTCGTGCCGCGCCTGGGACTCGGACCCCTGGCCTGGATGTTCGGGCTGGTGTTCGGCATCTCGATCGTCACGTTGATCATGGACTGGCTGCGAGCCTTCACGATGATCTCCCTCGGCCAGCGCACGGTCCGCGACGTCCGCAGGACGCTGTTCGATCACGTCCAGCGGCTGCCGATGCGCTTCTTCGATCGCTACCCGGTCGGCCGCCTCGTGACGCGGCTCACGAACGACCTGGAGCACCTGGCGGAGATGTTCTCGGCTGGCGTCATCGCGATGGTGGCCGACGTGTTCGTCATGGTCGTCATCCTCACCATGCTGTTCGCGATCGACCCGCGGCTGGCGCTGGCGGCATTGGCCCTGGTACCGGTCCTGGGCATCGCGGCGGCGATCTTCCGCTACAAGGTACGGGAGGCCTACCGGGAGGTGCGGGTCAAGATCGCGCGCCTCAACGCCCACCTGCAGGAGACGATCTCCGGCATGAAGGTGGTCCAGTTGTTCGCCCGCGAGCGGCGCAACTTCGAGGACTTCAGGCGCGAGAACGCCTCTCACCGCGACTCCTGGCTGCGCTCGATCCGCTACGACGCGCTGCTGTTTTCGACCGTCGACCTGGCGACGAACCTGACCCGGGCGCTGGTCTTCTGGTTCGGCTTCAGGCTGGCGGGCGCGGACGGGATCACTCTGGGCACGATCTACGTGTTCACCGACTACATGGCTCGTTTCTTCCGCCCGCTGATGGACCTGTCGGCGAAGTACTCCGTCATGCAGTCGTCCATGGCGAGCGCCGAGCGAGTGTTCCAGTTGCTGGACGAACCTCGGGAACCGGAGGGCAAGGTCGAGACGCCGGCCGCGGCCGCGGCTGCGGCGGCGGCGGAGCCGGGAGCGCAACCGGCTGGCTGCGAGGTGGAGTTCGACGGCGTCACCTTCGCCTACGGCGCGGAGACCGTGTTGCGCGACGTCTCCTTCCGGGTCGGCGCCGGCGAGCGGGTGGCGATCGTCGGCCACACGGGCTCCGGCAAGACGACGACGCTCAAGCTGCTGGCGCGTCTCTACGAGCTGCAGGAGGGATCGATCCGGGTCGACGGCAGGGACATCCGGGATATCCCGAAGCCGGAACTGCGGCGGCGGATGGCGTTCGTGCTCCAGGACGTCTTCCTGTTCGACGGCGACCTGCGCTACAACATCGTCCTCGGCCGCGACGTGGCCGAGGATGTGGTCGACGAGGCGGCACGCGCCACCCACGTCGACGACCTGATCGAGCGGCTGCCGAACGGCTGGGCGCACAAGGTCAGCGAGCGCGGCGTCAACTTCTCGACCGGCCAGCGTCAACTGCTCTCCTTCGCCCGCGCCCTCGCCCGAGAACCGCAGCTCCTGCTGCTCGACGAGGCGACCTCCAGCGTCGACACCGAGACCGAGGCGTTGATCCAGGACGCCCTCCGCCACCTGATGGAAGGCAAGACCTCGATCGTCGTCGCCCACCGCCTGTCGACGATCAAGGACGTCGACCGCATCTACGTCTTCCATCACGGCGCCATCTGCGAACACGGCAACCACGACGAACTCCTCGACCGCCGCGGCGTGTACTGGCGCCTCTACCAGTTGCAGTACGCGCAGCAGGAGACGGCGGCGTAG